In one Lycium barbarum isolate Lr01 chromosome 7, ASM1917538v2, whole genome shotgun sequence genomic region, the following are encoded:
- the LOC132601980 gene encoding uncharacterized protein LOC132601980 → MLLPSFDSLRDKFVSLFDKYFVAGLCKVVIFSGVVLYLASIFLFKDLNCSSSYESISQFISSNDTNPTNLSHLVFGLLGSEKAWHYRKNYIESWWRPKLTRGYLFLDVAPKANLLPWSKNSPPYRVSTNITKLVQETQHVAPIMARMVHGIKEVFKLEEHQGVRWVVMGDDDSIFFLDNIVDVLGKYDHNKYYYFGAQSEYILSNFWYSFNQGFGGAGFILSYPLAKALAEDMESCLRRYPFLRSADLITMACIVDLGVSFSPLKGLHQVC, encoded by the coding sequence ATGTTACTACCTTCATTTGATTCATTGAGAGACAAGTTTGTATCTTTATTTGACAAGTATTTTGTGGCTGGCCTATGCAAAGTTGTTATATTTTCAGGGGTAGTTCTTTACTTagcttcaatttttcttttcaaaGATCTAAATTGTTCATCATCTTATGAATCAATTTCTCAATTCATTTCATCAAATGACACAAACCCCACAAATCTTAGCCATTTAGTTTTTGGCCTACTTGGCTCTGAGAAAGCATGGCACTATAGGAAAAATTACATTGAATCATGGTGGAGGCCAAAATTGACAAGAGGGTACTTATTTCTTGATGTCGCCCCTAAAGCAAATTTGTTACCATGGTCCAAAAATTCACCACCTTATAGAGTTTCAACAAATATAACCAAATTAGTCCAAGAAACTCAACATGTTGCACCAATTATGGCTAGAATGGTACATGGAATCAAGGAGGTTTTTAAATTAGAAGAACATCAAGGTGTTAGATGGGTGGTTATGGGGGACGACGATTCGATATTTTTCTTGGATAATATTGTTGATGTTCTTGGAAAATATGATCATAACAAGTACTACTATTTTGGGGCTCAAAGTGAGTACATTTTGTCAAATTTTTGGTACTCTTTTAATCAAGGTTTTGGGGGTGCTGGGTTTATTTTGAGTTACCCATTGGCAAAAGCATTGGCTGAAGATATGGAGAGTTGTTTAAGGAGATATCCATTTTTAAGATCTGCTGATCTTATTACTATGGCTTGTATTGTGGATCTTGGAGTTAGTTTTTCTCCTCTTAAAGGTCTTCATCAGGTATGTTAA
- the LOC132602690 gene encoding uncharacterized protein LOC132602690, protein MSLHHLDFFLPIFPSMDRTQSTKHLMKAAKFDQSRLLQQTICHHRVSNWTFSISWGYSVHIYEKIMPRSYLINPIETFDTWGDEPENPPYYMFNTRSYAKDYCEIPHVFFLKSIGETWNNNEIWTTYSRSVIRRLPGCLADGNHPANYVNKIQVYSPRAKRTDMDRCECCDVIHTVGSNMAKVKLRECFTNEKIA, encoded by the exons ATGTCCCTTCACCATCTTGATTTTTTCTTGCCAATATTTCCTTCAATGGACCGTACACAATCAACAAAACACCTTATGAAAGCAGCAAAATTCGATCAATCTCGCCTGTTACAACAAACAATATGTCACCATAGGGTTAGCAATTGGACATTTTCAATATCATGGGGATATTCAGTTCATATTTACGAGAAAATTATGCCAAGAAGTTATTTAATAAACCCTATTGAGACGTTTGACACTTGGGGTGATGAACCTGAGAATCCTCCATATTACATGTTTAATACAAGGTCGTATGCAAAGGATTATTGTGAAATTCCCCATGTTTTTTTCTTAAAATCTATTGGGGAAACATGGAATAACAATGAAATTTGGACAACGTATTCCCGGTCGGTGATACGGCGGTTGCCGGGTTGTTTGGCCGACGGCAACCATCCGGCAAATTATGTCAACAAGATTCAAGTCTACTCTCCTAGAGCAAAACGTACAGAC ATGGATCGATGTGAGTGTTGTGATGTTATTCACACAGTTGGCTCAAACATGGCAAAGGTCAAATTGAGGGAATGCTTTACTAATGAGAAAATTGCTTAG
- the LOC132601979 gene encoding uncharacterized protein LOC132601979, with translation MLLPSFDSLRDKFVSLFDKYFVAGLCKVVIFSGVVLYLASIFLFKDLNCSSSYESISQFISSNDTNPTNLSHLVFGLLGSEKAWHYRKNYIESWWRPKLTRGYLFLDVAPNANLLPWSKNSPPYRVSTNITKLVQETQHAAPRMVHGIMEVFELEAHKGVRWVVMGDDDSIFFLENIVDVLAKYDHNKYYYFGAQSEYILSNFWYSFNQGFGGAGVILSYPLAKALAEDMESCLRRYPFLRGADLITMACIVDLGVSFSPLKGLHQIDLHGDISGLLSSHPKSPLMSLHHFDAVAPLFPSMDRIQSTKHLMKAAKFDQSRMLQQTICHHRSSNWTFSVSWGYSAHIYEKILPRSYLTELIETFETWTNKPKNPPYYMFNTRSSANDSCETPHVFFLKSIGETWDKNEIWATYSRLAVDRLPGCQVGSNQPANYVNKIQVYSPRTKRTEIDRCECCDVFHTVGSNMAKVKLRECFTNEKIA, from the exons ATGTTACTACCTTCATTTGATTCATTGAGAGACAAGTTTGTATCTTTATTTGACAAGTATTTTGTGGCTGGCCTTTGCAAAGTTGTCATATTTTCAGGTGTAGTTCTTTACTTAGCCTCAATTTTTCTCTTCAAAGATCTAAATTGTTCATCATCTTATGAATCAATTTCTCAATTCATTTCATCAAATGACACAAACCCCACAAATCTTAGCCATTTAGTTTTTGGCCTACTTGGCTCTGAAAAAGCATGGCACTATAGGAAAAATTATATTGAATCATGGTGGAGGCCAAAATTGACAAGAGGGTACTTATTTCTTGATGTGGCCCCTAATGCAAATTTGTTACCATGGTCCAAAAATTCACCACCTTATAGAGTTTCAACAAATATAACCAAATTAGTCCAAGAAACTCAACATGCTGCACCTAGAATGGTACATGGAATCATGGAGGTTTTTGAATTAGAAGCACATAAAGGTGTTAGGTGGGTGGTTATGGGGGACGACGATTCGATATTTTTCTTGGAAAATATTGTTGATGTTCTTGCAAAATATGACCACAATAAGTACTACTATTTTGGGGCTCAAAGTGAGTACATTTTGTCAAATTTTTGGTACTCATTTAATCAAGGTTTTGGGGGTGCTGGAGTTATTTTGAGTTACCCTTTGGCTAAAGCATTAGCTGAAGATATGGAGAGTTGTTTAAGGAGATATCCATTTTTAAGGGGTGCTGATCTTATTACTATGGCTTGTATTGTGGATCTTGGAGTTAGTTTTTCTCCTCTTAAAGGTCTTCATCAG ATCGATCTGCACGGTGACATTTCGGGATTATTATCATCACATCCAAAATCGCCACTGATGTCCCTTCACCATTTTGATGCTGTAGCACCACTTTTTCCTTCAATGGACCGTATACAATCAACAAAACATCTTATGAAAGCAGCAAAATTCGATCAATCACGCATGTTACAACAAACTATATGCCACCATAGGTCTAGCAATTGGACATTTTCAGTATCATGGGGATATTCAGCTCATATTTATGAGAAAATTTTGCCTAGGAGTTATTTAACAGAGCTTATTGAGACATTTGAAACTTGGACTAATAAACCTAAAAATCCTCCGTATTATATGTTTAATACGAGGTCATCTGCAAATGATTCTTGTGAAACTCCTCATGTTTTTTTCTTAAAATCTATCGGGGAAACATGGGATAAAAATGAAATTTGGGCAACATATTCCCGGTTGGCAGTGGATCGGTTGCCGGGTTGTCAGGTGGGCAGCAACCAACCAGCAAATTATGTCAACAAGATTCAAGTCTACTCGCCTAGAACAAAGCGTACAGAG ATTGATCGATGCGAGTGTTGTGATGTTTTTCACACAGTTGGCTCAAACATGGCAAAGGTCAAATTGAGGGAATGCTTTACTAATGAGAAAATTGCTTAG